In one window of Gossypium hirsutum isolate 1008001.06 chromosome A01, Gossypium_hirsutum_v2.1, whole genome shotgun sequence DNA:
- the LOC107925882 gene encoding uncharacterized protein, with translation MEKDNSGGKNATVSLIDERLGEITDGIQKVQGKPEETRSLNVSNYNVIKLDEVNGQDRSGDDRDQNQAFESRAVQDNLGDKEKHVKKCDKMDKDRESYSKALEEMYETAEAVHFEEPEPVFDGTEVPGMESKLNSSTCSSGFNLEEGYMWPEKAVVLKNFVKEKGAVAVTSVLHHLSFKRDDVEMGTVRVYQGAPGSSKIGEQTAERSAWNPLNYIKMSCTADAGWKAEQGEDDTEGSLIPVVTKGKVLLYARLGCQDCREVRWFLRSKRLRYVEINIDLYPSRKLELEKLSGSCAVPKVFFNEVLIGGLSELIHLDMSGKLAEKINFLITEAPSTEAPLSPLSGEDDVSCKGPVDELALIVQKMKRYIVVKDRFYKMRRFTNCFLGSEAVDFLSEDQYLEREEAVEFGRKLASELFFRHVLDENLLEDRNHLYRFLDHDPVVSTQCHNTPRGMIELKPKPITEIASRLRFLFCAILEAYASEYGRHVDYRSVHGSEEFARYLRIIQELQRVDVQDMPREEKLAFFINLYNMMAIHAILVWGHPNGSLEWRKLLGDFKYVVGGFTYSLSSIHNGILRCNQRPPFNLLKPFGVRDKRLQVALPYPEPLIHFALVCGTRSGPALQCYSSRNIDKELMDAARVFIRSGGLTVDLSSKVAYASKLLKWFSVDFGQNEIEVLKHASNFLEPTNAEAFLGIIADSQLRIIYQPYDWGLNCYS, from the exons ATGGAAAAGGACAACTCTGGTGGCAAGAATGCAACAGTTTCTCTGATTGATGAAAGACTAGGGGAAATTACTGATGGAATTCAGAAAGTTCAGGGAAAACCTGAGGAGACACGAAGTCTGAATGTCAGTAATTACAATGTTATTAAGTTAGATGAGGTTAATGGACAAGACAGATCAGGTGATGACAGGGATCAGAATCAAGCCTTCGAATCTAGAGCTGTTCAGGACAATTTAGGTGATAAGGAAAAACATGTTAAAAAATGTGACAAGATGGATAAGGATAGGGAATCATATTCTAAAGCACTAGAAGAAATGTATGAGACTGCAGAAGCAGTTCATTTTGAGGAGCCAGAACCTGTCTTTGATGGTACAGAGGTTCCAGGGATGGAGTCCAAACTAAATTCATCAACTTGTTCCTCGGGTTTTAATCTGGAAGAGGGATATATGTGGCCTGAGAAAGCAGTGGTGCTTAAAAATTTTGTGAAGGAGAAGGGTGCAGTTGCAGTGACCAGTGTCTTGCATCACCTTTCTTTTAAAAGAGATGATGTTGAAATGGGCACTGTTCGTGTTTATCAGGGTGCCCCAGGTTCTTCTAAAATCGGGGAACAAACTGCAGAAAGATCTGCCTGGAATCCCCTAAACTATATTAAGATGTCATGTACAGCTGATGCAGGATGGAAAGCTGAACAGGGGGAGGATGACACTGAAGGATCACTTATTCCTGTTGTCACAAAAGGAAAAGTTTTGTTATATGCAAGGTTAGGATGCCAAGATTGTAGAGAAGTTAGGTGGTTTCTGCGCAGCAAAAGACTTAGATATGTTGAGATCAACATTGATTTATATCCCAGTAGAAAATTGGAGCTAGAGAAGTTATCTGGATCTTGTGCTGTTCCTAAGGTCTTCTTTAATGAAGTACTGATTGGAGGCTTGAGCGAACTCATACACTTAGATATGTCTGGCAAGCTTGCAGAGAAGATTAATTTTTTGATTACTGAAGCACCGTCCACTGAAGCTCCTTTATCACCTCTTTCTGGTGAAGATGATGTTTCTTGTAAAGGGCCTGTGGATGAGCTAGCTCTAATTGTccaaaaaatgaaaagatatatTGTTGTTAAGGATAGGTTCTACAAGATGCGCAGGTTCACTAATTGTTTTCTAGGTTCTGAAGCGGTGGATTTCCTATCAGAAGATCAGTACCTGGAAAGGGAAGAG GCTGTTGAATTTGGGAGAAAGCTTGCCAGTGAACTGTTCTTTCGACATGTTCTTGA TGAGAATCTATTGGAGGATCGTAACCACTTGTATCGGTTCTTGGACCATGATCCTGTCGTATCAACTCAGTGTCACAACACTCCAAGGGGTATGATTGAACTGAAGCCAAAGCCCATCACTGAAATTGCATCAAGATTGAGGTTTCTGTTCTGTGCCATTTTAGAAGCGTATGCATCAGAATATGGAAGACATGTTGACTATAGAAGTGTTCATGGAAGTGAAGAGTTTGCAAG GTATTTAAGAATAATTCAAGAGCTCCAAAGAGTAGATGTCCAGGACATGCCAAGGGAGGAGAAGCTTGCCTTCTTCATAAACTTGTACAATATGATGGCCATCCATGCAATTTTAGTGTGGGGTCATCCTAATGGTTCATTGGAATGGAGGAAGCTGTTAGGAGACTTCAAGTACGTTGTTGGTGGGTTCACATACTCGCTTTCATCTATTCATAACGGCATTTTAAGGTGCAATCAAAGGCCACCATTCAATCTTTTGAAACCATTTGGTGTCAGAGATAAACGGTTACAG GTGGCTCTACCATATCCTGAGCCTCTAATTCACTTTGCCCTTGTTTGTGGTACCCGATCTGGGCCTGCTCTTCAATGCTACTCTTCCAGAAATATTGATAAAGAGCTGATGGATGCAGCTCGGGTTTTCATAAGATCTGGTGGACTTACTGTTGATTTGAGTAGCAAGGTTGCATATGCTAGTAAGCTcctcaaatg GTTTAGTGTTGATTTTGGGCAGAATGAGATAGAGGTATTGAAACATGCCTCAAATTTCTTAGAGCCAACTAACGCAGAAGCTTTCCTGGGGATAATAGCTGATTCTCAATTGAGGATTATATATCAGCCCTATGATTGGGGATTGAACTGTTACAGTTAG